TTGTTGGAGTTGTAACTGGGGTGAAAATTGTGAAAGAATAAGGCTGGTGGAAATATGATAAAAGAAAGTTTTGCATACAAATTGGTTTTGTTCATGGCAAGATACTTAAAGGAAAGCAGAATATATGAGCTTGTCTCCAAGTTATTTTATTTTTCGAGATACTCAGCAGTCTTTGAACTTGTCAGAAAAAAAACAAAAGAAGATTACATACAACAATCTCTCTTTTTAAGAACTCTTTCGAATTTTTATAGCAAAATTATAAATGGCATACATCGGGTACTGCTATCCTCAAAAAGTTTATGGACACATAGTTTTTTGGTTTGTGTTGCCAAACAGCAGATAAGATTTATGACAGAAAAACCTGCCTCTTTCTGCATTTTTTACACTTTTATTTTCTACACTGGCTTTATAGCTGGAAAAATTATAAAAGGCGTATTCTCTACAAAAAGTTTACTATTGTGGATAATTTTGTTGCTTTTAAATTTATTCTGCCTTTTAGAGGATAAGAAAAAATTTTCAAAAGATAGTGTAATTATTAAATTTTTTAAAGATATTTTTGGCTGAAAAATAGATTGTGAAAGGTGAAATAGAATGGCTGAAAAGAAAAGTTTATATATTACCTCTTTTTTGGTATTTTTATTGGGAGTTGTAAGCGGCTTGTTCTCTATAAAATTTGGCATATTTGTACTTGCTCTGTTTTTGCTTGTGCTAATAATAGTAGAAGATCCATCTAAACTCTTGTGGGGTGTTGTACTTTACGCTTTTGTGGATTTTCTTTTCAGAAAACTTTCTATCTTAAGCAGTTTTGCTTCTGTATGGGATGAAGCGCTATTTTTGATAATTGTCTTTGCATTCTTATTAAAGTCAATTATAAAAAATCAATCAAGTTTGAGACTTTCTCCTTTAGACGTATACATTCTGATCTTTTTGCTTGTTTGTGTCTTTTTGCTGCTTAAAAATTCGCCTGATATGAGAATAGCAATAGAAGGGTTTAGAGTATACGCAGAGTATGCCTTATGGTTCTTTGTCGGACTGTGGCTTTTAAAAGACGCAAAGCAGTTTGAAAGGATTATTACAATATTTATCCTGATGATGTTCATAATATCCATCTATGGCATATATCAGTATATTATTGGTGTTGAAATACCCTCAAGCTGGATTGATAGTAGTAGAGAGACGTATATAAGAACAAGGGTGTTTTCAATTATAGGAAGTCCAAATGTCCTTGGAAGTCTTCTGGCAATGTCAATCCCGTTTGTACTTTCATATGTGCTTTATGAGAAAAACATTAAAAAGAGAATTTATTATTCGGTTGTGTTGATTTCAATGATTGCCTGCCTTGGGTTTACATTTTCAAGAGGAGCATGGCTTGCATTTTTGTTTTCAATGCTTCTTTTTGGTTTTTTCATAGACAAAAAAGTTTTGGGTATTCTCTTTGCCATCTTTGTAGCAGTTCCTATTTTAGCACCTTCAATTGTAATGAGGGTGCTTTATATGCTAAGCTCCGAATATGCCCAAAGCAGCGCAAGGGCAGGCAGAATTGCCCGCTGGACAAAAGCATACGAAATTTTGATGCAGCATCCCCTCTTTGGCGTTGGATTTGGAAGATTTGGCGGTGCGGTTGCAAAAAGAAATATAGCTAATGCGTTTTACGTGGATAATTTTTATCTTAAAAGTGCTGTTGAAATGGGAATCATGGGAGTAGGTATTATGATTTT
The DNA window shown above is from Caldicellulosiruptor owensensis OL and carries:
- a CDS encoding O-antigen ligase family protein, encoding MAEKKSLYITSFLVFLLGVVSGLFSIKFGIFVLALFLLVLIIVEDPSKLLWGVVLYAFVDFLFRKLSILSSFASVWDEALFLIIVFAFLLKSIIKNQSSLRLSPLDVYILIFLLVCVFLLLKNSPDMRIAIEGFRVYAEYALWFFVGLWLLKDAKQFERIITIFILMMFIISIYGIYQYIIGVEIPSSWIDSSRETYIRTRVFSIIGSPNVLGSLLAMSIPFVLSYVLYEKNIKKRIYYSVVLISMIACLGFTFSRGAWLAFLFSMLLFGFFIDKKVLGILFAIFVAVPILAPSIVMRVLYMLSSEYAQSSARAGRIARWTKAYEILMQHPLFGVGFGRFGGAVAKRNIANAFYVDNFYLKSAVEMGIMGVGIMILVFIVGLLFAARTVKHLRSKKLKNIASGVLIGLATVLLHNIVENIFEVPMMTTYFWLFLGFLFALKSAEDKSQIFEQSNIYNNGGS